The sequence below is a genomic window from Thiomonas intermedia.
TGTGCAGAGCGAAGCTGCTGACCCGATGAACGGATCGTAACTTCTGTAACCGACCGCATCCTTACGGGTAAGCGCGAACGATTCCTGACTTCGGCGCGAAGCTGCTTTGCATCCGAGCCATCCATTGACCCGCGATTGACCCGCGCGAACCATGAAAAAGCCGCCCGAAGGCGGCTTCACAAAAGGCCCAAAGCCTTCACAGGCAGGCCGCGATCATCCGGCACCGCCCACGGTCATCTCTTCGATCAGCAAGGAGCCAGTGGTCTTGCTGCCATAGGTGTGCGTGTCGGCGCCGACGGCCACCACCTGGCGCAGCATGTCGCGCAGATTGCCCGCGATCGTGATCTCCTGAACGGGATAACGGATCTTGCCGCCTTCCACCCAGAACCCCATGACCCCGCGCGAATAGTCGCCGGTGACGTAGTTGACCCCATGACCCATCAGTTCGATGACGAACAGCCCGGTACCCAGCTTGCGCAGCATGGCGCGCAGATCGTCCTTGGGATGCGTGAGTCGGCTGCGCAGGCTCAGATTGTGCGCGCCGCCGGCATTGCCCGTGGTCTGCAGGCCCAGCTTGCGGGCGGAGTAGGTGCCGAGCAGATAGCCCTGCACCACGCCGCCTTCCACCAGGGTGCGCTTGCGGGTGGCCACGCCTTCGCTGTCGAACGGAGAACTGCCGCGGCGCTTGGGCAGGTCGGGATCTTCGATCAGATCGATGTGGTCGGCCCAGACCTGCTGCCCCAGACTGCCCTGCAGAAAGGAGGATTGGCGATACAGCGCCCCGCCGCTGATGGCGTGGGTGAAGCTGCCGATCAGGCCGGAGGCCAGCGGCGACTCGAACAACACCGGACACTTGCGCGTCGAGAGCTTGCGCGCCTTCAGCCGCGACAAGGCGCGCTCGGCCGCGTAACGCCCCACAGCCTCGGGGGAGGCCAGGTCGGCAGGGTCGCACTCCGATGTCCACCAGTAGTCGCGCTGCATGTCATCGCCGCGCCCGGCAATCGGCGCGCAAGACAGGCTGTGCGAGGAGGTGGCATAGCCATCGCAGAAGCCTCGACTATTGGCCAAAACGAAGTGCGACTCCTGCGCCGAGACGCTGGCGCCCTCGCTGTTCTGAATGCGCGGATCCACTGCGAAAGAGGCCCTCTCCGCGCGCAAGGCCAGTTTGGCCGCGGCCTGCGGCGTCAGATCCCAGGGGTGATAGAGATCGAGGGACGGAGCGGTCTGGCCAATCGCCAGTTGCTCGACATCGGGCAGCCCCGCGCAGTCGTCCTCCGCGGTGTAGCGGGCGATGTCGAAGGCCGCCTGGGCGGTTCGAGCGATGGCTTCGGCCGAAAAATCGGAGGTGCTGGCGTGGCCTCGACGCTGGCCGTCATACACGGTGATGGACAGGCTCTTGTCGCGGTTGTGCTCCACGTTCTCGATCTGGCCGCTGCGCACGCCGACCGACATGCCCTGCCCTTCCGACACCTCGACCTGGGCATCCGACGCCCCGGCCTTGCGCGCCTGGGCTAGCGCTTGCTGGGCGAGATCCTGAAACTGTGATTTGCTGTAGGCGAAACGTCCCACGATATGGCATTCCTTTTGGGCGGCCCGCCGCGCTGTCCGGGATGGGCAGGCGGCACGGGCGCGCATGAAGTCAACGGATAATAAGAGCCATGAAATTCCCGCATCGCCCCATCGACTCTGCCTTTGATCCACCCGACGACCGTCCGCCGAGCAAAAGCCAGGTCAAGCGCGACATGCTTGCGCTCCAAGCCCTGGGCGAACAGCTCATCGGCCTGCCGACACACATCATCCGCCAGGCCGATCTGCCCGAGCCGCTGCGCGACGCGGTGCTCGAAGCCCAGCGCATCACCGCGCACGGCGGACGCAAGCGTCAGACCCTGTACGTCGGCAAGCTGATGCGCTCGACCGATGCCGACGCGGTACGCGCCATCATTGCCGCCGCCACCCAGGACGACCGGGCCAGCGTGGCGCGCATGCATGCCCTGGAACGCTGGCGCGACACCCTGCTCGCCAACGACGGCGCGCAGACCGAATTCCTCGACAAATTTCCGGGCACCGATGCCCAGCAGTTGCGCCAGTTGGTGCGCGGCGCACGCGCCGAGATCGGCGTGGACAAGCCCCCGCGGCTGACACGCCAGCTCTTTCAGTTCGTCAAATCCGCCATCGCGGCGCACGACACCCCGAGCCATCCCGCCGATGATGAACCCCTCCCCCGCTTCTGAACCCTCCTTCGACACCGTGCGGATCGGCCTGGTGTCGATCAGCGATCGCGCCAGTACCGGCGTCTACGAAGACAAGGGGCTGCCCGCCCTGCGCGACTGGCTGGGCCGGGCGCTGCGCAACCCTGTGACCTATGTCGAGCGCCTCATCCCCGATGACCGCCTGCAGATTGCCAACACGCTTTGCGAACTGGTGGACGCCGTGCATTGCGACCTGGTGCTGACCACGGGCGGCACCGGCCCCGCGCCCCGCGATGTCACACCCGAGGCCACGCTGGACGTGGCCGACAAGGAGATGCCCGGCTTTGGCGAGCAAATGCGGCGCATCAGCCTGCACTATGTGCCCACGGCCATTCTTTCGCGCCAGACCGCCGTGATTCGCGCCAGAACACTGATCATCAACCTGCCCGGGCAACCCAAATCGATCGCCGAGACTCTTGAAGGCCTGCGGCAGACCGACGGGCAGACGCTGGTGCCTGGGCTTTTCGCGGCCGTGCCGTATTGCATCGACCTGATCGGCGGGCCCTATCTGGAGACCGATCCCGCCATCTGCGCGGCCTTTCGCCCCAAGTCGGCGCAGCGCCCGGCGCATTCACGCTGAACCGGCGGACAGGCCCGCCCGGCCTGGCGGCCGCCTAACCGGCCGCCGCGTTCGAGGAAGGGGCGATGCACACCCGGTTCCGCCCCAATCGCTTGGCCTGGAGCAGCGCCTGATCGGCCGCCCTGATCAGGGCGGCCGCGTCGGCATAACCCGCGGCGCCCACGGCAACGCCCACGCTGATCGACAACGGCGGCAGCTCGGCGTGGGGCACGGCAATGGCGGCGCGAATGCGTTCGGCCACGCGCAGCGCGGCCTCTTCCGTCGTTTGCGGGCAGAGCATCAGAAACTCTTCGCCGCCAACCCTGGCGACAAAATCCATGCCGCGCGACTGCTGGCGCAGCACACGGCCCACGGCGCGCAGGGCCTGATCGCCCACATCATGTCCCAACCGGTCGTTGATGACCTTGAACTCGTCGAGATCGAACATGAGGCAGGCCAGCCCATGACCCTCGCTGAGGGCCTGCGCGAAGATGGGCGGCAAGAACGCATCGAGCGCGCGGCGGTTGCCCAGCCCGGTCAACTCGTCGGTGCCTGCAGCCTGCAGCAACTCGGCATTGCGCTGCTCCAGCGTGCGCAGGGTGCGCAGGCTATGACCCCGCTCGGCCTCGGCAGCAGCCAACACCCGCGTGGCACGCGCGCCGGTCTGTACTT
It includes:
- the pmbA gene encoding metalloprotease PmbA, with protein sequence MGRFAYSKSQFQDLAQQALAQARKAGASDAQVEVSEGQGMSVGVRSGQIENVEHNRDKSLSITVYDGQRRGHASTSDFSAEAIARTAQAAFDIARYTAEDDCAGLPDVEQLAIGQTAPSLDLYHPWDLTPQAAAKLALRAERASFAVDPRIQNSEGASVSAQESHFVLANSRGFCDGYATSSHSLSCAPIAGRGDDMQRDYWWTSECDPADLASPEAVGRYAAERALSRLKARKLSTRKCPVLFESPLASGLIGSFTHAISGGALYRQSSFLQGSLGQQVWADHIDLIEDPDLPKRRGSSPFDSEGVATRKRTLVEGGVVQGYLLGTYSARKLGLQTTGNAGGAHNLSLRSRLTHPKDDLRAMLRKLGTGLFVIELMGHGVNYVTGDYSRGVMGFWVEGGKIRYPVQEITIAGNLRDMLRQVVAVGADTHTYGSKTTGSLLIEEMTVGGAG
- the yjgA gene encoding ribosome biogenesis factor YjgA, with amino-acid sequence MKFPHRPIDSAFDPPDDRPPSKSQVKRDMLALQALGEQLIGLPTHIIRQADLPEPLRDAVLEAQRITAHGGRKRQTLYVGKLMRSTDADAVRAIIAAATQDDRASVARMHALERWRDTLLANDGAQTEFLDKFPGTDAQQLRQLVRGARAEIGVDKPPRLTRQLFQFVKSAIAAHDTPSHPADDEPLPRF
- the mog gene encoding molybdopterin adenylyltransferase, which produces MNPSPASEPSFDTVRIGLVSISDRASTGVYEDKGLPALRDWLGRALRNPVTYVERLIPDDRLQIANTLCELVDAVHCDLVLTTGGTGPAPRDVTPEATLDVADKEMPGFGEQMRRISLHYVPTAILSRQTAVIRARTLIINLPGQPKSIAETLEGLRQTDGQTLVPGLFAAVPYCIDLIGGPYLETDPAICAAFRPKSAQRPAHSR